Proteins co-encoded in one Nicotiana sylvestris chromosome 7, ASM39365v2, whole genome shotgun sequence genomic window:
- the LOC104230230 gene encoding probable E3 ubiquitin-protein ligase ZFP1 isoform X1 — protein sequence MGHRNLFNMSQIFETEDDQRWNLPEQPPLSFARAGAPESSNLVYPVDNMSIDGTHHSALGSHASRPSGYSSSNQNMEIPHCQPQVQGPLHDPFLHSGTGGFHMIHESYPHQASSSTHGGQTYHGVDGGLVDLTMGSGRGPYKRKSPGIPAGGESGSTSRYFDAGSSSDIPSDSWHEKQNPDSHYTSWGLHPSYRGNNLSIGGEGSQRNVRSRSAFDLQSNVGRAHITSNPSHHSNSSRTTTDYCSSVNYLAPSSNSSTREWNHAVMPPAATHGRNFASAEDTGFYCYDMNHYDMVTGNISTSLEMGSYHNDFTPNRSSLPQHLPGNLQSSRGVRSSYSQRSSPSFRTSSSYLRHGHVGSSDDASQLFAEGYSSRHSRPLSTLGPRSSDRNGRTRISSDRYRSLAGEAGFREQLASEGVIVPDRSTFYGSRSLFDQHRDMRLDIDNMGYEELLALGERIGHVNTGLSEELISKCMTESIYCSSDQIHEEGTCVICLEEYVNMDDVGSLKSCSHDFHVGCIRRWLSMKNSCPICKKTALDDDMKEK from the exons ATGGGGCACAGAAATTTATTCAACATGTCTCAGATATTTGAGACAGAAGATGATCAGAGATGGAATCTTCCAGAGCAGCCACCTTTGTCTTTCG CACGGGCTGGTGCTCCTGAAAGCAGTAATCTTGTTTATCCAGTGGACAATATGTCAATCGACGGGACACACCATTCTGCTCTGGGGAGTCATGCCTCCAGGCCAAGTGGATATTCTTCCTCGAATCAAAATATGGAAATTCCACACTGTCAGCCACAGGTTCAAGGTCCTCTTCATGATCCTTTTCTGCATTCAGGTACTGGAGGTTTTCATATGATCCATGAGAGTTATCCACATCAAGCATCTTCATCAACCCATGGAGGTCAGACGTATCATGGGGTAGATGGTGGCCTCGTTGACCTCACAATGGGCAGCGGGAGAGGGCCATATAAACGTAAGAGTCCTGGTATACCTGCAGGTGGCGAAAGTGGTAGTACGAGCAGATACTTCGATGCTGGCAGTTCATCTGATATCCCTTCTGACTCTTGGCATGAGAAACAAAATCCAGACTCTCATTACACGTCTTGGGGTTTACATCCTAGTTACAGAGGTAATAATCTGTCTATTGGAGGTGAAGGTTCTCAGAGGAATGTAAGAAGCAGATCTGCATTTGATCTGCAAAGTAATGTGGGAAGGGCGCATATAACAAGTAATCCTTCACATCACTCTAACAGCAGTAGAACAACCACTGATTATTGTAGTTCAGTGAACTATCTGGCTCCAAGTTCTAATTCTTCAACAAGGGAATGGAACCATGCAGTCATGCCCCCTGCTGCCACTCATGGGAGGAATTTCGCTTCTG CTGAAGATACAGGCTTCTATTGTTATGATATGAACCACTACGATATGGTAACTGGAAATATATCTACCTCGCTGGAGATGGGGAGTTACCACAATGATTTCACCCCAAACAGAAGTTCCCTTCCTCAACATTTGCCTGGCAACTTGCAATCTTCGAGGGGAGTCCGAAGTAGCTACAGTCAAAGATCTTCCCCTTCTTTCAGGACTTCGTCAAGCTATTTGCGCCATGGGCATGTTGGTTCTTCAGATGACGCATCACAGTTGTTTGCTGAAGGCTACTCCTCAAGACATTCACGTCCATTGTCTACTCTAGGACCACGCAGTAGTGACCGAAATGGGAGAACTAGGATATCTAGTGATAGGTACAGATCATTGGCTGGTGAGGCAGGTTTCCGTGAGCAACTTGCATCTGAG GGTGTTATTGTTCCAGATCGCTCTACTTTCTACGGATCCAGAAGCTTGTTTGATCAGCATAGGGACATGAGACTTGACATTGACAACATGGGCTATGAG GAACTTCTTGCACTGGGAGAAAGAATTGGTCACGTCAATACTGGCTTGTCGGAGGAGCTGATTTCAAAGTGCATGACCGAGTCAATTTATTGTTCCTCTGATCAAATTCATGAGGAGGGAACTTGTGTTATCTGTTTG GAAGAGTATGTGAACATGGATGATGTTGGGAGCTTGAAATCATGCAGCCATGATTTTCATGTCGGGTGCATAAGAAGATGGTTGTCGATGAAGAACTCGTGTCCGATCTGCAAGAAAACTGCATTGGATGACGATATGAAAGAAAAATGA
- the LOC104237540 gene encoding peroxidase 21 has translation MANNYNQFLLLLLPLLLHIHYVRSELQLNYYSESCPRAEEIIKEQVAQLYHKHGNTAVSWIRNLFHDCMVKSCDASIYLDTANDQESEKNSPKNFGMRNFKYVETIKKALESECPNTVSCADIVALSARDGLLWLGGPRVEMRTGRKDSKESYLAEVESSIPNHNDSMSSVLSRFQSIGVDTEGTVALFGAHSVGRVHCVNLVHRLYPTVDPTLDPDYAKYLKGRCPTPNPDPEAVLYSRNDRETTMILDNMYYKNILNHKGLLIVDQELVSDPNTSPFVEKMAADNGYFHDQFARALVILSENNPLTGDQGEIRKVCRYVNSA, from the exons ATGGCCAACAACTACAATCAATTTCTCCTTCTGTTACTGCCTTTACTTCTTCACATTCACTATG TAAGAAGTGAACTTCAATTGAACTACTACTCAGAGAGTTGCCCAAGagctgaagaaataatcaaagaaCAAGTGGCACAGTTGTACCACAAGCATGGCAATACAGCAGTTTCTTGGATTAGAAATCTCTTTCATGATTGCATGGTTAAg TCATGTGATGCATCAATATATTTGGACACAGCAAATGACCAGGAATCAGAGAAGAATTCTCCAAAGAACTTTGGAATGAGAaattttaagtatgtagagactATTAAAAAGGCACTTGAGAGTGAATGTCCTAACACTGTCTCTTGTGCTGATATTGTTGCTCTTTCTGCTAGAGATGGTCTTCTCTGG TTAGGAGGGCCACGTGTCGAAATGAGAACAGGAAGGAAGGACAGCAAAGAAAGCTACTTAGCAGAAGTTGAGAGTTCCATTCCTAACCACAATGATTCTATGTCATCAGTCCTTTCTCGATTCCAATCCATTGGTGTTGATACTGAAGGAACTGTTGCTCTTTTTG GGGCTCACTCGGTAGGACGAGTTCACTGTGTGAACCTAGTCCACAGACTTTACCCAACAGTTGATCCGACCCTTGACCCCGACTATGCTAAGTACCTTAAAGGTCGATGTCCGACACCGAATCCTGACCCAGAGGCAGTTTTATATTCAAGAAATGATCGTGAAACTACAATGATCCTAGACAATATGTACTACAAAAACATCTTGAACCACAAGGGGCTATTAATTGTGGATCAAGAATTGGTTAGTGATCCAAATACTTCTCCATTTGTGGAAAAAATGGCTGCTGATAATGGCTATTTTCATGATCAATTTGCTCGTGCTCTGGTCATTTTGTCTGAAAATAATCCACTTACTGGAGATCAAGGCGAGATTAGAAAAGTTTGCCGTTATGTAAATAGTGCTTAA
- the LOC138874035 gene encoding uncharacterized protein, giving the protein MSKIPIMLKSNGNWDNYGRFRDFEVDAIVVDDNANYGILSSTIAEQLSIDTSDKIIEIKYIVNENCPPMEIRNDMGVRAYMETKKENKNLGSYPLCISVRDFNMELAINNESTSAGSSGSLNLLEFPSSPAIEEYQSEIITESTQTYIEEGQVYQDKQTVAAAMKNYSVMHKFQFRVKRSSHRSYWLICVAESCKWHFKATSINDSAMFKIRSFSRQHTCCLMDETFIQRKRTAAVLGSMVVPKYCDPKTVYTPKDIQTDMLSEHGLNLSYMQAWRAKEKALQFLRGNPCDSYNKLPKYFYILEKNYPGSVVKLKKAADDCFLYAFVALCTSINGWQHCRPVIVVDGTFLKSAYRGIMLTASTMDAAGTIFPLAYAVVDSENDASWKWFFEQFKEAYGERPSMCVVSDRHESILKATSVVYPGLAHYSCMWHIWTNIRSKFKKGHLQLHELYFATARSYTMDEFNERMLKIEEVDLRVKSYLYDIGYHRWSRVHATVNRTFTMTSNIAESLNAVTKDARELPIFDLFEYMRTLLERWTKEKLSKAKGTFTYLGHKYNKELEDNSTLSQKLRVRASTDHIHTVLDGVKRYIVCLENKKCSCGQFQLDELPCAHALAALRHRNETYENYCSPYYTRKSLLLTYEMPVNPLPDESKWKVPQHILDEVVKPPAGDKRQPGRPHKERYKTFDEIKSKKYKVSCGNCGGEGHNKRTCKNAPKKK; this is encoded by the exons atgtcaaaaatcccaataaTGCTGAAATCGAATGGTAATTGGGATAACTATGGCAGATTTAGAGATTTTGAAGTTGATGCCATTGTGGTAGATGATAATGCAAACTACGGAATTCTCAGTTCTACAATTGCAGAACAATTATCGATTGATACATCGgataaaattatagaaatcaaatacattgtgaaCGAGAATTGTCCTCCAATGGAGATTAGGAATGATATGGGGGTTCGTGCTTACATGGAAaccaaaaaggagaataaaaacttaggttcgtatcctttatgtataagcgtaagagatttcaatatggaattggcaATCAACAATGAAAGCACCAGTGCAG GTTCGTCTGGATCCCTAAACTTACTTGAATTTCCATCCTCACCAGCTATAGaggaatatcaaagtgaaataataactgaatCTACGCAAACATATATTGAAGAAGGACAAGTTTATCAGGACAAGCAAACAGTAGCTGCTGCAATGAAGAATTATTCAGTGATGCACAAGTTCCAGTTCAGAGTAAAAAGATCCAGTCATAGAAG CTACTGGCTTATATGTGTTGCTGAAAGCTGTAAATGGCATTTCAAGGCAACGTCAATTAATGATTCGGCAATGTTCAAGATAAGAAGTTTCAGCCGTCAACACACATGCTGCCTAATGGACGAAACATTCATACAGCGCAAACGTACTGCAGCAGTACTTGGTAGCATGGTCGTTCCAAAGTATTGTGATCCTAAGACTGTTTACACACCAAAGGACATACAAACTGACATGTTATCCGAACATGGACTGAAcctaagctacatgcaagcatggagagcaaaggaaaaagctttacagtttttgagagggaatccgtgtgactcctacaacaaattacccaaatatttttatattcttgagaagaattatcctggtTCTGTTGTTAAATTGAAGAAGGCAGCAGATGATTGCTTCTTATacgcatttgttgctctttgtacaTCAATAAATGGTTGGCAACATTGTAGGCCGGTAATAGTGGTTGATGGGACATTCTTAAAGTCAGCCTACAGGGGGATTATGCTGACAGCAAGCACCATGGATGCAGCAG GTACTATTTTTCCCTTGGCATATGCTGTGGTTGATTCTGAAAACGACGCGTCTTGGAagtggttctttgagcaattcaaggaGGCATATGGTGAAAGACCTTCAATGTGTGTTGTTTCAGATAGGCATGAGAGTATACTGAAGGCAACATCAGTTGTCTATCCGGGATTGGCACACTACTCTTGCATGTGGCATATATGGACAAATAtaaggtcaaaattcaagaagggacatctacaattacatgaattgtactttgctacagcacggtcatacactatggatgaatttaatgaaaggatgttGAAGATTGAAGAGGTAGACCTGCGTGTAAAGTCTTACCTATAtgatattggctatcatagatggtCAAGAGTACATGCAACGGTAAATAGAACTTTTACTATGACGTCAAACATTGCCGAGTCATTGAATGCTGTAACAAAAGATGCAAGAGAGCTTCCAATATTTGATCTATTTGAGTATATGAGGACTCTTCTTGAACGTTGGACAAAAGAAAAGTTATCGAAGGCAAAGGGTACTTTCACATACCTTGGTCACAAATACAACAAAGAATTGGAAGACAACAGTACATTATCTCAGAAACTAAgg gtgagggcttcaacagatcatatacatactgtgttagatggtgtgaagcggtacattgtgtgtctagaaaacaagaaatgtagctgtggacaattccaacttgatgaacttCCATGTGCGCATGCTTTGGCAGCATTAAGGCATAGGAATGAAACATACGAAAACTATTGCTCTCCGTATTACACAAGGAAGAGCCTTCTGCTTACCTATGAAATGCCAGTAAATCCTCTTCCTGATGAAAGCAAATGGAAAGTGCCACAACATATTTTGGATGAGGTAGTAAAGCCACCGGCGGGAGATAAAAGGCAGCCAGGGAGACCTCACAAGGAAAGATATAAAACATTTGATGAAATAAAGTCAAAGAAATACAAGGTGTCATGTGGTAATTGTGGAggtgaagggcataacaaaagaaCTTGCAAGAATGCGCCGAAAAAGAAATGA
- the LOC104230230 gene encoding probable E3 ubiquitin-protein ligase ZFP1 isoform X3 codes for MGHRNLFNMSQIFETEDDQRWNLPEQPPLSFARAGAPESSNLVYPVDNMSIDGTHHSALGSHASRPSGYSSSNQNMEIPHCQPQVQGPLHDPFLHSGTGGFHMIHESYPHQASSSTHGGQTYHGVDGGLVDLTMGSGRGPYKRKSPGIPAGGESGSTSRYFDAGSSSDIPSDSWHEKQNPDSHYTSWGLHPSYRGNNLSIGGEGSQRNVRSRSAFDLQSNVGRAHITSNPSHHSNSSRTTTDYCSSVNYLAPSSNSSTREWNHAVMPPAATHGRNFASGFYCYDMNHYDMVTGNISTSLEMGSYHNDFTPNRSSLPQHLPGNLQSSRGVRSSYSQRSSPSFRTSSSYLRHGHVGSSDDASQLFAEGYSSRHSRPLSTLGPRSSDRNGRTRISSDRYRSLAGEAGFREQLASEGVIVPDRSTFYGSRSLFDQHRDMRLDIDNMGYEELLALGERIGHVNTGLSEELISKCMTESIYCSSDQIHEEGTCVICLEEYVNMDDVGSLKSCSHDFHVGCIRRWLSMKNSCPICKKTALDDDMKEK; via the exons ATGGGGCACAGAAATTTATTCAACATGTCTCAGATATTTGAGACAGAAGATGATCAGAGATGGAATCTTCCAGAGCAGCCACCTTTGTCTTTCG CACGGGCTGGTGCTCCTGAAAGCAGTAATCTTGTTTATCCAGTGGACAATATGTCAATCGACGGGACACACCATTCTGCTCTGGGGAGTCATGCCTCCAGGCCAAGTGGATATTCTTCCTCGAATCAAAATATGGAAATTCCACACTGTCAGCCACAGGTTCAAGGTCCTCTTCATGATCCTTTTCTGCATTCAGGTACTGGAGGTTTTCATATGATCCATGAGAGTTATCCACATCAAGCATCTTCATCAACCCATGGAGGTCAGACGTATCATGGGGTAGATGGTGGCCTCGTTGACCTCACAATGGGCAGCGGGAGAGGGCCATATAAACGTAAGAGTCCTGGTATACCTGCAGGTGGCGAAAGTGGTAGTACGAGCAGATACTTCGATGCTGGCAGTTCATCTGATATCCCTTCTGACTCTTGGCATGAGAAACAAAATCCAGACTCTCATTACACGTCTTGGGGTTTACATCCTAGTTACAGAGGTAATAATCTGTCTATTGGAGGTGAAGGTTCTCAGAGGAATGTAAGAAGCAGATCTGCATTTGATCTGCAAAGTAATGTGGGAAGGGCGCATATAACAAGTAATCCTTCACATCACTCTAACAGCAGTAGAACAACCACTGATTATTGTAGTTCAGTGAACTATCTGGCTCCAAGTTCTAATTCTTCAACAAGGGAATGGAACCATGCAGTCATGCCCCCTGCTGCCACTCATGGGAGGAATTTCGCTTCTG GCTTCTATTGTTATGATATGAACCACTACGATATGGTAACTGGAAATATATCTACCTCGCTGGAGATGGGGAGTTACCACAATGATTTCACCCCAAACAGAAGTTCCCTTCCTCAACATTTGCCTGGCAACTTGCAATCTTCGAGGGGAGTCCGAAGTAGCTACAGTCAAAGATCTTCCCCTTCTTTCAGGACTTCGTCAAGCTATTTGCGCCATGGGCATGTTGGTTCTTCAGATGACGCATCACAGTTGTTTGCTGAAGGCTACTCCTCAAGACATTCACGTCCATTGTCTACTCTAGGACCACGCAGTAGTGACCGAAATGGGAGAACTAGGATATCTAGTGATAGGTACAGATCATTGGCTGGTGAGGCAGGTTTCCGTGAGCAACTTGCATCTGAG GGTGTTATTGTTCCAGATCGCTCTACTTTCTACGGATCCAGAAGCTTGTTTGATCAGCATAGGGACATGAGACTTGACATTGACAACATGGGCTATGAG GAACTTCTTGCACTGGGAGAAAGAATTGGTCACGTCAATACTGGCTTGTCGGAGGAGCTGATTTCAAAGTGCATGACCGAGTCAATTTATTGTTCCTCTGATCAAATTCATGAGGAGGGAACTTGTGTTATCTGTTTG GAAGAGTATGTGAACATGGATGATGTTGGGAGCTTGAAATCATGCAGCCATGATTTTCATGTCGGGTGCATAAGAAGATGGTTGTCGATGAAGAACTCGTGTCCGATCTGCAAGAAAACTGCATTGGATGACGATATGAAAGAAAAATGA
- the LOC104230230 gene encoding probable E3 ubiquitin-protein ligase ZFP1 isoform X2 yields MGHRNLFNMSQIFETEDDQRWNLPEQPPLSFARAGAPESSNLVYPVDNMSIDGTHHSALGSHASRPSGYSSSNQNMEIPHCQPQVQGPLHDPFLHSGTGGFHMIHESYPHQASSSTHGGQTYHGVDGGLVDLTMGSGRGPYKRKSPGIPAGGESGSTSRYFDAGSSSDIPSDSWHEKQNPDSHYTSWGLHPSYRGNNLSIGGEGSQRNVRSRSAFDLQSNVGRAHITSNPSHHSNSSRTTTDYCSSVNYLAPSSNSSTREWNHAVMPPAATHGRNFASDTGFYCYDMNHYDMVTGNISTSLEMGSYHNDFTPNRSSLPQHLPGNLQSSRGVRSSYSQRSSPSFRTSSSYLRHGHVGSSDDASQLFAEGYSSRHSRPLSTLGPRSSDRNGRTRISSDRYRSLAGEAGFREQLASEGVIVPDRSTFYGSRSLFDQHRDMRLDIDNMGYEELLALGERIGHVNTGLSEELISKCMTESIYCSSDQIHEEGTCVICLEEYVNMDDVGSLKSCSHDFHVGCIRRWLSMKNSCPICKKTALDDDMKEK; encoded by the exons ATGGGGCACAGAAATTTATTCAACATGTCTCAGATATTTGAGACAGAAGATGATCAGAGATGGAATCTTCCAGAGCAGCCACCTTTGTCTTTCG CACGGGCTGGTGCTCCTGAAAGCAGTAATCTTGTTTATCCAGTGGACAATATGTCAATCGACGGGACACACCATTCTGCTCTGGGGAGTCATGCCTCCAGGCCAAGTGGATATTCTTCCTCGAATCAAAATATGGAAATTCCACACTGTCAGCCACAGGTTCAAGGTCCTCTTCATGATCCTTTTCTGCATTCAGGTACTGGAGGTTTTCATATGATCCATGAGAGTTATCCACATCAAGCATCTTCATCAACCCATGGAGGTCAGACGTATCATGGGGTAGATGGTGGCCTCGTTGACCTCACAATGGGCAGCGGGAGAGGGCCATATAAACGTAAGAGTCCTGGTATACCTGCAGGTGGCGAAAGTGGTAGTACGAGCAGATACTTCGATGCTGGCAGTTCATCTGATATCCCTTCTGACTCTTGGCATGAGAAACAAAATCCAGACTCTCATTACACGTCTTGGGGTTTACATCCTAGTTACAGAGGTAATAATCTGTCTATTGGAGGTGAAGGTTCTCAGAGGAATGTAAGAAGCAGATCTGCATTTGATCTGCAAAGTAATGTGGGAAGGGCGCATATAACAAGTAATCCTTCACATCACTCTAACAGCAGTAGAACAACCACTGATTATTGTAGTTCAGTGAACTATCTGGCTCCAAGTTCTAATTCTTCAACAAGGGAATGGAACCATGCAGTCATGCCCCCTGCTGCCACTCATGGGAGGAATTTCGCTTCTG ATACAGGCTTCTATTGTTATGATATGAACCACTACGATATGGTAACTGGAAATATATCTACCTCGCTGGAGATGGGGAGTTACCACAATGATTTCACCCCAAACAGAAGTTCCCTTCCTCAACATTTGCCTGGCAACTTGCAATCTTCGAGGGGAGTCCGAAGTAGCTACAGTCAAAGATCTTCCCCTTCTTTCAGGACTTCGTCAAGCTATTTGCGCCATGGGCATGTTGGTTCTTCAGATGACGCATCACAGTTGTTTGCTGAAGGCTACTCCTCAAGACATTCACGTCCATTGTCTACTCTAGGACCACGCAGTAGTGACCGAAATGGGAGAACTAGGATATCTAGTGATAGGTACAGATCATTGGCTGGTGAGGCAGGTTTCCGTGAGCAACTTGCATCTGAG GGTGTTATTGTTCCAGATCGCTCTACTTTCTACGGATCCAGAAGCTTGTTTGATCAGCATAGGGACATGAGACTTGACATTGACAACATGGGCTATGAG GAACTTCTTGCACTGGGAGAAAGAATTGGTCACGTCAATACTGGCTTGTCGGAGGAGCTGATTTCAAAGTGCATGACCGAGTCAATTTATTGTTCCTCTGATCAAATTCATGAGGAGGGAACTTGTGTTATCTGTTTG GAAGAGTATGTGAACATGGATGATGTTGGGAGCTTGAAATCATGCAGCCATGATTTTCATGTCGGGTGCATAAGAAGATGGTTGTCGATGAAGAACTCGTGTCCGATCTGCAAGAAAACTGCATTGGATGACGATATGAAAGAAAAATGA